A genomic stretch from Thermococcus sp. includes:
- a CDS encoding mevalonate kinase, whose translation MRVTASAPAKIILFGEHSVVYGKPAIAAAIDLRTYVTARFNENRRIKIEARDIKTPGLIVSFSENEIYFESDYGKAAEVLSYVRQAIELVREESDRSGKGVTVSITSQIPVGAGLGSSAAVAVATIGAVSRLFGLELSPEEVGKLGHRVELLVQGASSGIDPTVSAIGGFIHYQNGSFEHLPFMELPLVVGYTGSSGSTKELVAMVRESYEDMPEVIGPILNSMGMLVGKAKDVITGEHGVDLKFGLLGRLMNVNHGLLDALGVSTKKLSELVYAARVAGALGAKITGAGGGGCMYALAPKRQSEVATAIKIAGGTPMITRISRDGLRIEEVER comes from the coding sequence ATGAGAGTCACTGCATCCGCACCGGCTAAGATTATTCTCTTCGGCGAGCACAGCGTGGTTTATGGGAAGCCTGCAATAGCGGCCGCCATAGACCTGAGGACTTACGTAACGGCACGATTCAACGAAAACAGAAGGATAAAAATAGAAGCTCGGGACATTAAAACCCCGGGGCTAATAGTTTCGTTCTCTGAGAATGAGATATATTTCGAGAGCGACTACGGCAAGGCTGCAGAGGTACTTAGCTACGTCAGGCAGGCGATAGAGCTTGTGAGGGAGGAATCTGACAGGAGCGGAAAGGGCGTGACAGTTTCGATAACATCTCAGATTCCCGTTGGCGCGGGCCTTGGTTCTTCGGCGGCGGTTGCGGTTGCGACAATCGGCGCGGTATCCCGGCTCTTCGGCCTTGAGCTGTCCCCTGAGGAGGTGGGGAAGCTGGGTCACAGGGTTGAGCTGCTGGTTCAGGGCGCGTCGAGTGGTATAGACCCGACGGTCTCGGCCATAGGTGGTTTTATACACTACCAGAACGGGAGTTTTGAGCACCTTCCCTTCATGGAGCTCCCACTCGTGGTTGGCTACACCGGCTCAAGTGGCTCTACGAAAGAGCTGGTTGCAATGGTTCGCGAGAGCTACGAGGATATGCCGGAAGTTATCGGGCCGATCCTGAACTCCATGGGTATGCTGGTTGGGAAGGCGAAGGACGTCATCACCGGCGAACACGGGGTCGATCTCAAGTTCGGGCTCTTGGGCAGGCTTATGAACGTTAACCATGGTCTTCTGGATGCCCTTGGAGTTTCCACCAAAAAACTGAGTGAGCTTGTCTACGCGGCCAGAGTTGCCGGTGCACTGGGCGCCAAGATAACCGGGGCTGGAGGGGGGGGCTGTATGTACGCGCTCGCCCCGAAGAGGCAGAGTGAGGTGGCCACGGCGATAAAGATCGCGGGTGGCACGCCGATGATAACCAGAATAAGCCGGGATGGGTTGAGGATAGAGGAGGTTGAAAGATGA
- a CDS encoding aspartate/glutamate racemase family protein, which produces MKRIGIIGGTSPESTLYYYRKYIEISRERFGPYSFPELVVYSMNFQEFRENPEGWKGRKQMLINAAKPLERAGAEVIGISANTPHLVFPDVQKAVGARMISIIDAVAREAEKKGLRRLLLLGTKTTTTMRFYRDVLEGRGFEVVVPSDGEVDEIDRIIFEELMFENLESKPWLLDLIDRYSRGESIEAVILGCTELPLAVKAGDVDVDVLDTAEIHMRALIEAATE; this is translated from the coding sequence ATGAAGAGGATAGGCATAATCGGTGGTACGAGCCCGGAGTCCACGTTGTATTATTATAGGAAATACATCGAGATATCCCGTGAAAGGTTCGGCCCATATTCCTTCCCGGAGCTCGTTGTATACTCCATGAACTTTCAGGAGTTTAGGGAGAATCCCGAAGGCTGGAAGGGACGGAAGCAGATGCTGATAAACGCCGCGAAGCCCCTTGAAAGGGCAGGTGCGGAGGTAATTGGGATTTCAGCCAACACACCGCATCTGGTTTTTCCGGATGTTCAGAAAGCGGTTGGCGCTAGGATGATCAGCATCATCGATGCCGTGGCACGGGAGGCCGAGAAGAAGGGGCTTCGCAGGCTTCTTCTCCTTGGAACTAAGACGACCACGACGATGCGCTTCTACAGGGACGTCCTTGAGGGACGGGGATTCGAGGTCGTGGTACCTAGTGATGGGGAGGTGGACGAGATCGACAGGATAATCTTTGAGGAGCTAATGTTCGAGAACTTGGAGAGCAAGCCCTGGCTTCTTGACCTTATAGATCGCTACTCTAGGGGAGAAAGTATTGAGGCTGTTATACTTGGCTGTACTGAACTCCCACTGGCGGTAAAGGCGGGGGACGTCGATGTTGACGTTCTTGATACCGCCGAGATACACATGAGGGCACTCATAGAAGCCGCGACTGAGTAG
- a CDS encoding molybdopterin-binding protein — protein sequence MLAEIITVGDELLTGNTVDSNSAFIARGLTERGYWVRRITTVADDVDEIVAAVREALGRQPAVLVVAGGLGPTHDDVTMLAVSKALNRPMELREESLRLIKEFYRKLYEEGFVNDPEINEARKKMAYLPEGAEALANPVGAAPGAYIVQDGVMIFVLPGMPREMKAMFEREVLPKIGGRNFIQAKFLAEITDESKLAPLLKEALKRFNVRIHSSPKGFGRYIGIILFGESREEVDETVKFLEGHGVRLENQRL from the coding sequence ATGCTGGCTGAGATCATAACTGTTGGGGATGAGCTCTTAACCGGCAACACCGTTGACAGCAACTCCGCTTTCATCGCAAGGGGGCTCACGGAGAGGGGATACTGGGTGCGCAGGATAACCACAGTGGCGGACGACGTGGACGAGATAGTCGCGGCCGTAAGGGAAGCACTTGGAAGACAACCGGCGGTTCTTGTGGTGGCTGGGGGCTTGGGACCGACTCACGACGATGTTACAATGTTAGCCGTCTCAAAGGCGCTTAATCGACCCATGGAACTGAGAGAGGAATCCCTTCGGCTTATAAAGGAATTCTACCGGAAACTTTACGAGGAGGGATTTGTTAACGATCCGGAGATAAACGAGGCCAGAAAAAAGATGGCTTACTTGCCGGAGGGTGCCGAAGCACTCGCCAATCCAGTAGGCGCCGCTCCAGGGGCGTACATCGTACAGGATGGCGTCATGATATTTGTCCTTCCGGGGATGCCTAGAGAGATGAAGGCCATGTTCGAGCGGGAGGTTCTACCGAAGATTGGCGGTAGAAATTTCATCCAGGCGAAGTTTTTGGCGGAGATAACGGACGAGTCTAAGCTGGCTCCACTTCTCAAGGAGGCCCTAAAGAGATTCAACGTCAGGATACACTCCTCGCCAAAGGGCTTTGGCAGGTACATCGGTATCATCCTCTTCGGGGAATCCAGAGAGGAAGTTGATGAGACCGTAAAGTTCTTGGAGGGTCATGGAGTAAGGCTGGAGAATCAGAGGCTCTGA
- a CDS encoding isopentenyl phosphate kinase produces the protein MIIVKIGGSVFSDKSDPKSFREDVVREIASELGGFYPENEIIVVHGGGSFGHPLAQQYRIREGIEPDSDFKRVGFSLTHQAMLEVNDRIVEAFLSQHLPAFSVSSSSVFLTEGGEVAYGDVEVIKKLLELNFIPVLFGDVSVDLAKGVEILSGDQIIAYLAKMFRPEKVIFLMDVDGIYDGSPGEGGIIQDLTVEDIEPLLERLRCTVEGTDVTGGICNKLLKAREIAEYSEVWFVNGRIPGRLGGAIAGQGSGTRLRR, from the coding sequence ATGATAATTGTGAAGATCGGTGGGAGCGTCTTCAGCGATAAGAGCGACCCCAAGTCCTTCAGGGAGGACGTCGTCAGGGAGATAGCGTCCGAACTCGGAGGGTTCTATCCCGAGAACGAGATAATAGTAGTTCATGGCGGCGGTAGCTTTGGGCACCCTCTCGCCCAGCAGTACCGTATCCGGGAGGGCATCGAGCCGGATTCCGACTTCAAAAGGGTGGGATTTTCACTGACCCACCAGGCGATGCTGGAGGTAAACGACCGCATTGTAGAGGCTTTTTTGTCCCAGCACCTCCCCGCTTTTTCGGTCTCCAGCTCCTCGGTTTTCCTTACGGAAGGGGGCGAAGTTGCTTACGGGGACGTTGAGGTCATTAAGAAGCTTCTTGAGCTCAATTTCATTCCCGTTCTCTTCGGCGACGTATCGGTCGACCTAGCGAAGGGCGTGGAGATACTCTCAGGTGACCAGATAATAGCGTACCTCGCCAAGATGTTCCGGCCGGAGAAGGTGATATTTCTAATGGACGTTGATGGGATCTACGATGGCTCCCCGGGGGAAGGGGGCATAATCCAGGATCTAACCGTAGAGGACATCGAACCCCTTCTTGAGAGGCTGAGGTGCACGGTGGAGGGAACCGACGTAACCGGTGGCATCTGCAACAAGCTCCTGAAGGCCAGAGAGATAGCCGAGTATTCGGAAGTCTGGTTCGTCAACGGGAGAATCCCTGGCAGGCTTGGGGGGGCCATTGCGGGGCAGGGATCCGGAACCAGACTGAGGAGGTGA